Proteins encoded by one window of Catharus ustulatus isolate bCatUst1 chromosome Z, bCatUst1.pri.v2, whole genome shotgun sequence:
- the IER3IP1 gene encoding immediate early response 3-interacting protein 1 encodes MAFTLYSLLQASLLIVNAVAVLHEERFLRHVGWGSDQGIGGFGEEPGIKAQLTNLIRSIRTVMRVPLIALNSITIVLLLLFG; translated from the exons ATGGCGTTCACGCTCTACTCGCTGCTGCAGGCCTCGCTCCTCATCGTCAATGCCGTGGCCGTGCTGCACGAGGAGCGCTTCCTCCGCCACG TTGGCTGGGGAAGCGATCAAGGGATTGGAGGATTTGGAGAGGAACCAGGAATTAAAGCACAGCTGACAAACCTCATTCGATCAATACGAACCGTTATGAGAG TGCCATTAATAGCCCTGAACTCCATCACAATCGTTCTCCTCCTGTTGTTTGGCTGA